Proteins encoded together in one Candidatus Eisenbacteria bacterium window:
- a CDS encoding acetate kinase, with protein sequence MTRGSILVLNAGSSSLKFALFDADGRDVLAPPRAHGEVEGLGTQPRLTVDRAGGGGIARDLTASEARTPEDAIGLVVGWLREHRGDDALAAVGHRVVHGGTVFTRPTLVDDDVYRQIEALVPLAPLHQPQNLAAIRAVRAWRRDLPQVACFDTAFHRDHPLLADLYALPWEYYEAGVRRYGFHGLSYEYVASILPQIAPDLAAGRTIVA encoded by the coding sequence TCGATCCTGGTTCTCAACGCGGGCTCGTCGAGTCTGAAGTTCGCGCTCTTCGACGCCGATGGCCGCGACGTGCTGGCGCCGCCGCGCGCTCACGGCGAAGTCGAGGGCCTCGGAACGCAGCCGCGTCTCACCGTGGACCGCGCCGGCGGCGGTGGGATCGCTCGCGATCTCACCGCGAGCGAAGCGCGTACGCCCGAGGATGCGATCGGCCTCGTGGTCGGCTGGCTTCGTGAGCACCGCGGCGATGATGCCCTCGCTGCGGTCGGACATCGCGTCGTCCACGGCGGGACCGTCTTCACGCGGCCGACGCTGGTCGACGATGACGTCTACCGGCAGATCGAGGCCCTCGTGCCGCTGGCGCCCCTGCACCAGCCGCAGAACCTGGCCGCGATCCGGGCAGTGCGAGCCTGGCGGCGAGATCTGCCGCAGGTCGCGTGTTTCGACACCGCTTTCCATCGGGATCATCCCCTGCTGGCCGATCTGTACGCGCTCCCGTGGGAGTACTACGAGGCGGGCGTGCGCCGGTACGGCTTCCACGGTCTGTCCTACGAGTACGTGGCATCGATTCTGCCGCAGATCGCGCCCGACCTCGCGGCGGGGCGGACGATCGTCGC